The genomic segment ccttcacaaggagtgcagccttcgcacgtagtgctgccttcgcacggagtgctgcgtttgcaaagagatctgcattcgcattgagtggtgccttcgcaagaagtgctgccttcgcatggagtgctgccttcgctaggagtgctgccttcgcaaggagtgctgccttcgcaaggggtgctgccttcgcacggagtgcagcctttgcacgtagtgctgccttcccacggagtgctgcctttgcacagatatctgcattcgcagggtgtggtgccttcgcaagaagtgctgcattcgcaaggtgtgcagccttcgctaggagtgctgccttcaaaaggagtgctgccttcgcaaggagtactgccttcgaaaggaatgctgccttcgcaaggagtgctgccttcgctaggagtgttgtcttcgcaaggagggctgccttcgagaggaggtctGCCTTCCgagggagttctgccttcgcaaggggtaatgcattcgcaagtagtgctgccttctcaggggtactgcctttgcaacgagtgctgcctcccaatgagtactgccttcgcaaggagtgctgccttcgcaaggagtgctgccttcgcaaggagtgctgccttcgcaaggagcgctgccttcgcaaggagtgctgccttcgcaatgagggctgcctttgcagggagtgctgccttcgcatggggtggtgccttcgcaaggagtgctgccttcgcaaggagtgctgccttcgctaggagggctgcccttctaaggagagctggttccgcaaggagtgctgccatcgctaggagtgctgccatcgctaggagtgctgctttcgcaaggagggctgacttcgcaaggagtgctgccttcccaaggagtgctgcctttgcaaggagcgctgccatcgcaaggagtgctgccttcgctacggatgctgccttcgcaaggaggactgccttcgcaaagagggctgccttcgcagggagtgctgccttcgcaaggggtaatgccttcgccagTAGTTCTGcttttgcagggagtactgcctttgcaaggagtgctgccttccaaggagtgctgccttcgcaagtagtgctcccttcgcaaagagtgctgtcttcgcaaggagtgctgctttcgcaatgagggctgccttcgctaggagtgctgccttcgcaaggagtgctgccttcgcaaggagtgctgccttcgcaaggagtgctgccttcgcaaggagtgcagcctttgcaaggagtgctgccttcgcaaggagtgctgccttcccaaggagtgctgccttaggacagagtgctgccttcgctaggtgtgctgccttcgtacggagtgcagccttcgcaaggagtgctgccttcgcaaggagtgctgcctttgcacaaatTGCTGCCGCCGCACGGAGCGCAGcatacgcacagagtgctgccttcgcaagaggtgctgccttcgcagggagtgctgccttcgcatggggtggcgccttcgcaaggagtgctgccttcgcagggagtgctgcctttgcaaggagtgttgacttcgcaaggagtgctgcgttcacaacgagtgctgccttcgcaaggagtgctgccttcgcaaggagtgttgccttcgcatgtagtactgccttcgcaaggagtgctgccttcgcaaggagtgcttccttccaaggagtgctgccttcgctagaagtgctaacTTCGcgcggagggctgccttcgcaaggagggctcccttcgcagggagtgctgcttcgcaaggggtaatgcctttgcaagtgctgctgccttcgcagggagtactgcctttgcaacgagtgctgccttccaatgagtgctgcctttgcaaggagtgctgccttcgcaaggagtgctgccttcacaaggagtgctgccttcgcaacgaggcctgcctttgtagggagtgttgtcttcgcaagggGTTTTGTCTTCGccagtagtgctgcctttgcaaggattgctgccttcgcagggagaaatgccttcgcaaggagtgctgccttcgcaaggagtgctgcctttgcacagagtgctgcctttgcagggagtgctgcctttgcacatagtgctgcctccgcaaggagtgctccctttgcatgaactgttgccttcgcaaggagtgctgccttcgcaaggagtgctgcctttgcaaggagtgctgtcttcgctaggagtgctgccttcgctaggagtgctgccttcgcagggagtgctgcctacgcagggagtgctgccttcgcaaggagagctgccttcgcaaggaaagctgctcttgcaaggagtgctgccttccaaggagtgctgccttcgctagaagtgctgccttcgcacggagggctgccttcgcaaggagggctcccttcgcagggagtgctgccttcgcaaggggtaataccttcgcaagtactgctgccttcgcagggagtactgcctttgcaacgagtgctgccttccaatgagtgctgcctttgcaaggagtgctgccttcgcttggggtggtgccttcgcaaggagtgctgccttcgcaaggagtgctgccttcgctaggagtgctgcccttctaaggagagctggttccgcaaggagtgctgccatcgctaggagtgctgctttcggaaggagggctgacttcgcaaggagtgctgccttcccaatgagtgctgcctttgcaaggagtgctgccttcgcacggagtgcagccttcgcatggagtgctgcttttgctcagagtgctgccttcgcaaggagtgcagccttcgcaaggagtgcagccttcgcaaggagtgcagccttcgcaaggaatgctgccttcgcaaggagtgctgccttcgcaaggattgctgccttcacatggactgttgccttcgcaaggagtgctgcctttgcaaggattgctgccttcgcaaggagtgctgccttcgctaggagtgctgccttcgctaggagtgctgccttcgcagggagtgctgcctatgcagggagtgctgccttcgcaaggagagctgccttcacaaggaatgctgccttcgcaaggagtgcagcctttgcaaggagtgctgctttcgcacggggTGCAGCCtccgcacatagtgctgccttcacacggagtgcttcctttgacagagtgctgccttcgcaaggagggctgccttcgcagggagtgctgcctacgcagggagtgctgccttcgcagggagtggtgccttcgcaaggagtgctgccttcgcaaggagtgctgccttcgcacggagtgcagccttcgcatgtaatgctgccttcacacggagtgcttcctttgacagagtgctgccttcgcaaggagggctgccttcgcaaagagtgctgccttcgcaaggagtgcagcctttgcatagagtgctgcctttgcagggagtgctgcctttgcacagagtgctgccaccgcaagaagtgctgcctttgcatggactgttgccttcgcaaggagtgctgcctttgcaaggagtgctgcctatgcaaggagtgctgccttcgcaaggagtgctgccttcacaaggagtgctgccttcgctaggagtgctgccttcgctaggagtgctgcattcgcagggagtgctccctacgcagggagtgctgccttcgcaaggagtgctgccttcgcaaggagtgctgccttcgcaaggagtgctgccttcgcaacgagtgctgcctttgcaaggagtgctgccttcgcaaggagtgctgccttcgcaaggagtgctgctttcgcacggagtgcagcctttgcacatagtgctgccttcacacggagtgcttcctttgacagagtgctgccttcgcaaggagggctgccttcgcagggagtgctgcctacgcagggagtgctgccttcgcaaggagtgctgcctttgcaaggagtgctgccttcgcaaggagtgctgccttcgcaaggagtgctgccttcgcaaggagcgctgccttcgcaaggagtgctaacttcgcacggagtgcagccttcgcacagatagctagccttcacacggagtgcagcctacgcacagtgtgctgccttcgcaataagtgctgccttcgcagggagtgctgccttcgcatgggatggtgccttcgaaaggagtgctgcctttgcagagagtgctgcctttgcaaggggtgttgccttcgcaaggagtgctgcgttcacaaggagtgctgccttcgcaaagagtgctgccttcgtaagtagtgctgccttctcagggagtactgcctttgcaacgagtgctgccttccaatgcgtgctgccttccaatgagtgctgccttcgcaaggagtgctgccttcgcaaggagtgctgccttcgcaaggagtgctgccttcgcaaggagtgctgccttagcaaggagtgctgccttcgcaatgagggctgcctttgcagcgagtgctggcttcgcaaggggtggtgccttcgcaaggagtgctgcctctgcaaggagtgctgccttcgtaaggagatatgccttcgcaaggagtgcttccctcgctacgagtgctgcccttctaaggagagctgccttcgcaaggagtgctgccatcactAGGAGTGCTGCTTCGCAATGAGggatgccttcgcagggagtgctgcctttgcagggagtgctgcctttgcaaggagtgctgcgttcgcaaggagtgcagccttcgcacggagtgcagccttcgcacgtagtgctgccttctcacggagtgctgcctttgcacagagatctgcattcgcagggtgtggtacCCTCGCAagaagtgcagccttcgcaaggtgtgctgccttcgctaggagtgctgccttcaaaaggagtgctgccttcaaaaggagtgctgcctttgcaaggagtactgccttcgaaaggagtgctgcctttgcagggagtgctgccttcacaaggagtggtgccttcgcaaggagtaatgccttcgcagggagtgctgcatctgcaaggagtgctgcctttgcaaggagtgctgtcttcgcaaggagtgctgtcttcgcaaggagtgctgtctttgcaaggagcgctgccatcacaaggagtgcttccttcgctaggagtgctgccttcgcaaggagggctgcctttgcaatgagggctgccttcgctaggagtgctgccttcgcaaggagtgctgccttcgcaagaggtgctgccttcgcaaggagtgctgccttcgcacagagtgcagccttcgcacggagtgcttcctttgacagagtgctgccttcgcaaggagtgctgccttcacaaggagtgctgccttcgcaaggagtgcagccttcgcaaggtgtgctgccttcgcaaggagtgctgccttcccaaagagtgctgccttcccaaggagtgctgccttaggacggagtgctgccttcgctaggagtgctgccttcgtacggagtgcagccttcgcaaggagggctcccttcgcagggagtgctgccttcgcaaggggtgatgccttcgcaagtactgctgccttcgcagggagtactgcctttgcaacgagtgctgccttccaatgagtgctgccttcgcaaggagtgctgccttcgcatggagtgaggccttcgcatggagtgctgcttttgctcagagtgctgccttcgcaaggagtgctgccttcgcaaggagtgcagcctttgcaaggagtgctgccttcgcaaggagtgctgccttcgcaaggagtgctgcctttgcacagagtgctgcctttgcagggagtgctgcctttgcacagagtgctgcctttgcacagagtgcagccttcgcacatagtgctgccttcacacggagtgcttcctttgacagagtgctgccttcgcacggagagctgccttcgcacggagggctgccttcgcagggagtgctgcctacgcggggagtgctgccttcgcagggagtgctgccttcgcaaggagtgctgcctttgcaaggagtgctgccttcgcaaggagtgctgccttcgctagaagtgctgccttcgctaggagtgcagccttcgcaaggagtgctgcctacacagggagtgctgcctacgcagggagtgctgccttcgcaaggagagctgccttcggaaggagtgctgccttcgcaaggagtgctgcattccaaggagtgctgccttcgctataagtgctgccttcgcacggagggctgccttcgcaaggagggctcccttcgcaggaagtgctgccttcgcaagaggtaatgccttcgcaagtactgctgccttcgcagggagtactgctttgcaacgagtgctgccttccaatgcgtgctgcctttgcaaggagtgctgccttcgcatggagtgcagctttcgcatggagtgctgcttttgctcagagtgctgcctgcgcaaggagtgcagccttcacaaggagtgcagccttcacaaggagtgctgccttcgcaaggagtgctgccttcgcaaggagtgctgccttcgcaaggagtgctgccgtcgcaaggggtgctgccttcgcaaggagtgcttcctttgacagagtgctgccttcgcaaggagggctgcctttgcaaagagtgctgccttcgcaaggagtgctgcctttgcacagagtgctgcctttgcagggagtgctgcctttgcacagagtgctgcctccgcaaggagtgctgcctttgcatggactgttgccttcgcaaggagtgctgcctttgcaaggagtgctgcctttgcaaggagtgctgcctttgcaaggagtgctgccttcgctaggagtgctgccttcgctaggagtgctaccttcactaggagtgctgccttcgcggggagtgctgcctacgcagggagtgctgccttcgaaagtagcgctgccttcgcaaggagtgctgccttcgcaaggagtactgccttcgcaatgagtgctgccttcacaaggagtgcagccttcgcacgtagtgctgccttcgcacggagtgctgcgtttgcaaagagatctgcattcgcattgagtggtgccttcgcaagaagtgctgccttcgcatggagtgctgccttcgctaggagtgctgccttcgcaaggagtgctgccttcgcaaggggtgctgccttcgcacggagtgcagcctttgcacgtagtgctgccttcccacggagtgctgcctttgcacagatatctgcattcgcagggtgtggtgccttcgcaagaagtgctgcattcgcaaggtgtgcagccttcgctaggagtgctgccttcaaaaggagtgctgccttcgcaaggagtactgccttcgaaaggaatgctgccttcgcaaggagtgctgccttcgctaggagtgttgtcttcgcaaggagggctgccttcgagaggaggtctGCCTTCCcagggagttctgccttcgcaaggggtaatgcattcgcaagtagtgctgccttctcaggggtactgcctttgcaacgagtgctgcctcccaatgagtactgccttcgcaaggagtgctgccttcgcaaggagtgctgccttcgcaaggagtgctgccttcgcaaggagcgctgccttcgcaaggagtgctgccttcgcaatgagggctgcctttgcagggagtgctgccttcgcatggggtggtgccttcgcaaggagtgctgccttcgcaaggagtgctgccttcgctaggagtgctgcccttctaaggagagctggttccgcaaggagtgctgccatcgctaggagtgctgccatcgctaggagtgctgctttcgcaaggagggctgacttcgcaaggagtgctgccttcccaaggagtgctgcctttgcaaggagcgctgccatcgcaaggagtgctgccttcgctacggatgctgccttcgcaaggaggactgccttcgcaaagagggctgccttcgcagggagtgctgccttcgcaaggggtaatgccttcgccagTAGTTCTGcttttgcagggagtactgcctttgcaaggagtgctgccttccaaggagtgctgccttcgcaagtagtgctcccttcgcaaagagtgctgtcttcgcaaggagtgctgctttcgcaatgagggctgccttcgctaggagtgctgccttcgcaaggagtgctgccttcgcaaggagtgctgccttcgcaaggagtgctgccttcgcaaggagtgcagcctttgcaaggagtgctgccttcgcaaggagtgctgccttcccaaggagtgctgccttaggacagagtgctgccttcgctaggtgtgctgccttcgtacggagtgcagccttcgcaaggagtgctgccttcgcaaggagtgctgcctttgcacaaatTGCTGCCGCCGCACGGAGCGCAGcatacgcacagagtgctgccttcgcaagaggtgctgccttcgcagggagtgctgccttcgcatggggtggcgccttcgcaaggagtgctgccttcgcagggagtgctgcctttgcaaggagtgttgacttcgcaaggagtgctgcgttcacaacgagtgctgccttcgcaaggagtgctgccttcgcaaggagtgttgccttcgcatgtagtactgccttcgcaaggagtgctgccttcgcaaggagtgcttccttccaaggagtgctgccttcgctagaagtgctaacTTCGcgcggagggctgccttcgcaaggagggctcccttcgcagggagtgctgcttcgcaaggggtaatgcctttgcaagtgctgctgccttcgcagggagtactgcctttgcaacgagtgctgccttccaatgagtgttgcctttgcaaggagtgctgccttcgcaaggagtgctgccttcacaaggagtgctgccttcgcaacgaggcctgcctttgtagggagtgttgtcttcgcaagggGTTTTGTCTTCGccagtagtgctgcctttgcaaggattgctgccttcgcagggagaaatgccttcgcaaggagtgctgccttcgcaaggagtgctgcctttgcacagagtgctgcctttgcagggagtgctgcctttgcacatagtgctgcctccgcaaggagtgctccctttgcatgaactgttgccttcgcaaggagtgctgccttcgcaaggagtgctgcctttgcaaggagtgctgtcttcgctaggagtgctgccttcgctaggagtgctgccttcgcagggagtgctgcctacgcagggagtgctgccttcgcaaggagagctgccttcgcaaggaaagctgctcttgcaaggagtgctgccttccaaggagtgctgccttcgctagaagtgctgccttcgcacggagggctgccttcgcaaggagggctcccttcgcagggagtgctgccttcgcaaggggtaataccttcgcaagtactgctgccttcgcagggagtactgcctttgcaacgagtgctgccttccaatgagtgctgcctttgcaaggagtgctgccttcgcttggggtggtgccttcgcaaggagtgctgccttcgcaaggagtgctgccttcgctaggagtgctgcccttctaaggagagctggttccgcaaggagtgctgccatcgctaggagtgctgctttcggaaggagggctgacttcgcaaggagtgctgccttcccaatgagtgctgcctttgcaaggagtgctgccttcgcacggagtgcagccttcgcatggagtgctgcttttgctcagagtgctgccttcgcaaggagtgcagccttcgcaaggagtgcagccttcgcaaggagtgcagccttcgcaaggaatgctgccttcgcaaggagtgctgccttcgcaaggattgctgccttcacatggactgttgccttcgcaaggagtgctgcctttgcaaggattgctgccttcgcaaggagtgctgccttcgctaggagtgctgccttcgctaggagtgctgccttcgcagggagtgctgcctatgcagggagtgctgccttcgcaaggagagctgccttcacaaggaatgctgccttcgcaaggagtgcagccttcgcaaggagtgctgctttcgcacggggtgcagccttcgcacatagtgctgccttcacacggagtgctttttttgacagagtgctgccttcgcaaggagggctgccttcgcagggagtgctgcctacgcagggagtgctgccttcgcagggagtggtgccttcgcaaggagtgctgccttcgcaaggagtgctgccttcgcacggagtgcagccttcgcatgtaatgctgccttcacacggagtgcttcctttgacagagtgctgccttcgcaaggagggctgccttcgcaaagagtgctgccttcgcaaggagtgcagcctttgcatagagtgctgcctttgcagggagtgctgcctttgcacagagtgctgccacc from the Schistocerca cancellata isolate TAMUIC-IGC-003103 unplaced genomic scaffold, iqSchCanc2.1 HiC_scaffold_375, whole genome shotgun sequence genome contains:
- the LOC126119554 gene encoding uncharacterized protein LOC126119554, producing the protein MRDAFAGSAAFAGSAAFARSAAFARSAAFARSAAFARSAAFSRSAAFAQRSAFAGCGTLARSAAFARCAAFARSAAFKRSAAFKRSAAFARSTAFERSAAFAGSAAFTRSGAFARSNAFAGSAASARSAAFARSAVFARSAVFARSAVFARSAAITRSASFARSAAFARRAAFAMRAAFARSAAFARSAAFARGAAFARSAAFAQSAAFARSASFDRVLPSQGVLPSQGVLPSQGVQPSQGVLPSQGVLPSQRVLPSQGVLP